From the genome of Clostridium sp. BNL1100, one region includes:
- a CDS encoding GNAT family N-acetyltransferase translates to MNYSFIIRKATIEDAPAIATIIQEAFKKYMQDAGLSVMMDALTESIDTIEADIAEKEVYIALIDNNPVGTIRIKILPDKSAYISRFGVMLDYHNIGIGKSLMNLADKILKHHGVKKVSLHTASKYRDLIRFYYGRGFYVESISTDRGYIRALLVKEYN, encoded by the coding sequence ATGAATTATTCATTTATTATCAGAAAAGCTACTATAGAAGATGCCCCTGCTATTGCAACTATTATACAGGAAGCTTTTAAGAAATATATGCAGGATGCAGGTTTATCTGTAATGATGGATGCTTTGACAGAAAGTATCGATACTATAGAAGCCGATATTGCTGAAAAAGAAGTTTACATAGCCCTTATTGACAATAATCCGGTAGGTACTATCAGGATTAAGATATTGCCGGATAAATCAGCGTATATAAGCCGTTTTGGAGTCATGCTTGATTACCACAATATAGGTATTGGAAAATCCCTTATGAACCTTGCAGATAAGATTTTAAAACATCATGGGGTAAAAAAGGTAAGCCTCCATACTGCCTCAAAATACCGTGACCTTATTCGCTTTTATTACGGCAGAGGCTTTTATGTAGAATCTATCAGTACAGACAGGGGCTACATAAGAGCATTACTGGTAAAAGAATATAATTAG
- a CDS encoding DUF3794 domain-containing protein, whose translation MSQFEINQKSQCCGGEEFDYDGGKKIGEKCIKVPEVIGRNNCQTLVECVIPFPEQYPAVEIKDIHKEVRDLIVHVCKNKVLINGILHKNINYKTYEGKCDFYCGYQKYDSYYGDVRHVAVNIPFACFIEVPGARPGDDFEIEYADVEDSCEIDILEDPIWEKGSVKQYKKLREKVIVKIDLKVLRHIQITVKPEKCNICP comes from the coding sequence ATGTCACAATTTGAAATTAATCAGAAAAGCCAGTGTTGTGGTGGCGAAGAATTTGATTATGACGGAGGAAAAAAAATTGGTGAAAAGTGCATTAAAGTACCAGAGGTCATTGGTAGAAACAATTGCCAGACATTAGTGGAGTGTGTTATTCCTTTTCCTGAGCAGTATCCGGCTGTTGAAATTAAGGATATTCACAAGGAGGTAAGGGACCTCATAGTACACGTATGTAAAAACAAGGTTCTTATTAACGGTATTTTGCATAAGAATATCAACTACAAAACTTATGAAGGTAAATGTGATTTTTATTGCGGTTATCAGAAATACGATAGCTATTACGGAGACGTAAGGCATGTTGCAGTTAATATACCATTTGCATGTTTTATAGAAGTTCCCGGAGCTCGCCCCGGTGATGACTTTGAAATAGAATATGCTGACGTAGAAGATTCCTGCGAGATAGATATTCTGGAAGATCCAATTTGGGAAAAAGGTTCAGTTAAGCAGTATAAGAAATTAAGAGAAAAGGTTATCGTAAAGATTGACCTTAAAGTACTAAGGCATATACAAATAACTGTAAAACCTGAAAAATGTAATATATGCCCATAA